In the Victivallis sp. Marseille-Q1083 genome, one interval contains:
- a CDS encoding nucleoside-diphosphate kinase, producing the protein MAVELSYVVISPYSLIKARTGVILARLLSRTDLELIGAQILAFTPEQTQAYAALLRQEKSKNSEMLADYVLENFTPTGEGKNKRFLLVLFKGEDACRKIAGIVGGIPYQAPHSLMNGDTIRATYADLIEDRDNPAVIRYFEPAVLAPEDWNRAVPALKLFAEVASQSPNIIANTVGSAPDDEQTLVIIKPDNWRYPSSRPGNIIDMLSRTGLRIVGCKLYRMSIAEALEFYGPVQQALQEKLAPKIGDRARQLLEQELHCPLDNGVLEQLTASVGMRYADYEFGSLIEFMSGRRPEDCPEAERNEPGLVKCLVLIYEGKDAIQRIRRVLGPTDPGKAPGGTVRRDFGSNVMVNTAHASDSPESVRREERIIKISRNHLAAKIDEFLAAN; encoded by the coding sequence ATGGCTGTTGAATTATCGTATGTCGTAATCTCTCCGTACAGTCTGATCAAAGCGCGTACCGGCGTCATTCTCGCCCGGCTGCTGTCCAGGACCGACCTGGAACTCATCGGCGCCCAGATTCTGGCCTTCACCCCGGAACAGACGCAGGCTTATGCCGCGTTGCTGCGCCAGGAGAAATCGAAAAATTCCGAAATGCTCGCCGATTACGTCCTTGAAAACTTCACTCCCACCGGCGAAGGCAAGAACAAACGCTTCCTGCTGGTGCTGTTCAAAGGCGAAGACGCCTGCCGCAAGATTGCCGGAATCGTCGGCGGCATTCCCTATCAGGCACCGCACTCGCTGATGAACGGCGACACGATTCGCGCCACCTACGCCGATCTGATCGAAGACAGGGACAATCCGGCCGTCATCCGCTATTTCGAGCCGGCCGTGCTGGCGCCGGAGGATTGGAACCGCGCCGTGCCGGCCCTGAAACTGTTTGCCGAAGTCGCCTCCCAGTCGCCGAACATTATCGCCAATACCGTCGGTTCGGCACCGGACGACGAACAGACGCTGGTCATCATCAAGCCGGACAACTGGCGCTATCCCAGCAGCCGGCCCGGCAACATCATCGACATGCTCAGCCGTACCGGTTTGCGGATCGTCGGCTGCAAGCTTTACCGGATGAGCATCGCCGAAGCGCTGGAATTCTACGGCCCGGTCCAGCAGGCGCTGCAGGAAAAACTGGCGCCGAAGATCGGCGACAGGGCGCGCCAGTTGCTCGAGCAGGAACTGCATTGCCCGCTGGATAACGGCGTCCTGGAGCAACTCACCGCCAGCGTCGGCATGCGCTACGCCGACTACGAGTTCGGCAGCCTGATCGAATTCATGTCCGGCCGCCGGCCGGAAGATTGTCCGGAAGCGGAACGCAACGAGCCCGGCCTGGTCAAGTGCCTGGTGCTGATTTACGAGGGCAAGGACGCCATTCAGCGGATCCGTCGCGTCCTCGGTCCGACCGATCCCGGCAAAGCGCCCGGCGGCACCGTCCGGCGCGATTTCGGCAGCAACGTCATGGTCAACACCGCCCACGCCTCCGATTCGCCGGAAAGCGTCCGGCGCGAAGAGCGCATCATCAAGATCAGCCGCAATCATCTGGCCGCCAAGATCGACGAATTTCTGGCCGCCAACTGA
- a CDS encoding electron transport complex protein RnfA — MEQQNYLELTIGAVLVYNFVLARFMGICPFLGVSKRLDTALGMGSAVVFVMTLASLATALVFQYVLQTREIFGISVDLKFLQIILFILIIAALVQVVEICLQKLSPALYRSLGIYLPLITTNCAVMGVASINAQAGRPVWPATLFGFCSGVGFALALLIFAGVRERLALSQIPRPFQGMSIALITAGILAMAFIGFSGIC, encoded by the coding sequence ATGGAGCAACAAAATTACTTGGAATTGACCATTGGAGCGGTGCTGGTGTACAATTTTGTACTGGCCCGTTTCATGGGCATCTGTCCGTTCCTCGGCGTGTCCAAACGGTTGGATACGGCGCTGGGGATGGGAAGCGCCGTCGTCTTCGTCATGACATTGGCTTCGCTGGCGACGGCATTGGTCTTTCAATATGTGCTGCAGACACGGGAAATTTTCGGCATTTCGGTCGACCTGAAATTTCTCCAGATTATTCTGTTCATTCTCATTATCGCCGCGTTGGTGCAGGTGGTGGAAATCTGCCTGCAGAAACTTTCGCCGGCCCTCTACCGATCGCTGGGCATTTACCTGCCGCTGATCACCACCAACTGTGCGGTGATGGGAGTGGCGTCAATCAACGCCCAGGCCGGCCGGCCGGTCTGGCCGGCGACATTGTTCGGCTTCTGTTCCGGCGTCGGTTTCGCGTTGGCGCTGCTGATCTTTGCCGGGGTGCGGGAGCGCCTGGCACTGTCGCAGATTCCCCGGCCGTTTCAGGGCATGTCGATCGCGTTGATCACCGCCGGCATCCTGGCGATGGCCTTCATCGGTTTTTCCGGAATCTGCTAA
- a CDS encoding RnfABCDGE type electron transport complex subunit B encodes METIFVSVGIVLVIGGCLGAVIGLAARIFKVEVDPRIELVTELLPGANCGGCGKAGCADFAKAVVNGELPPNKCPVSSQEVVATIANTLGIEAGSSFKQVAVVLCGGDINQTRLHVLYNGVRDCVSASLVAGGPKGCSYGCLGMGSCARACPFGAIEIINNLAVVHNELCVGCGNCVNTCPRHLIKLVPAEARVHIYCSSPQRGPLKKKVCAVPCIACRKCQKAGAEGQFVPDGFKLSVNYGAESLPGPAVVEAAGCPTGCLLTVDGHLQIERNEILENH; translated from the coding sequence ATGGAGACGATTTTCGTATCGGTCGGCATTGTGCTGGTCATCGGCGGCTGCCTGGGCGCGGTCATCGGGCTGGCGGCCAGAATATTCAAAGTGGAAGTTGATCCGCGCATCGAGCTGGTCACCGAATTGCTGCCGGGCGCCAATTGCGGCGGCTGCGGCAAAGCCGGCTGCGCCGATTTCGCCAAGGCGGTGGTCAATGGCGAGTTGCCGCCGAACAAGTGTCCGGTCAGTTCCCAGGAAGTGGTGGCGACGATCGCCAACACGCTGGGAATCGAAGCGGGCAGCAGCTTCAAACAGGTCGCCGTCGTGCTGTGCGGCGGCGACATCAACCAGACCCGGCTGCATGTTCTCTACAACGGCGTTCGCGACTGCGTTTCGGCTTCGCTGGTGGCCGGCGGCCCGAAAGGGTGTTCCTATGGCTGTCTCGGCATGGGCAGTTGCGCGCGCGCCTGCCCGTTCGGCGCGATTGAAATCATCAACAATCTGGCGGTGGTGCACAATGAACTGTGCGTCGGCTGCGGCAACTGCGTCAATACCTGTCCGCGGCATCTGATCAAACTGGTGCCGGCCGAAGCCAGGGTCCATATCTACTGCAGTTCTCCACAGCGTGGCCCCTTGAAAAAGAAAGTTTGCGCCGTGCCGTGCATCGCCTGCCGGAAATGTCAGAAAGCGGGCGCGGAAGGTCAGTTTGTTCCGGACGGATTCAAGCTGTCGGTCAATTACGGCGCGGAATCGTTGCCGGGACCGGCAGTGGTCGAAGCGGCCGGCTGTCCGACCGGTTGCCTGCTGACGGTGGATGGGCATTTGCAGATTGAACGCAATGAAATTCTGGAGAATCATTGA
- the rsxC gene encoding electron transport complex subunit RsxC, with protein sequence MSDKKYKVVTFKGGVHPENDGKALSADAAIRTAPLLERYEVIVPQNVGAPPKVIVQKGDTVKKGQMLAEAAGFVSVPLHAPTSGTVEGIVEIDGPMGLPVPAVAIVADGQDEWGELPEKLDWRNCDGALLKERIAAAGIVGMGGAAFPSHVKLSPPPDRKIDFLVLNGAECEPYLTADHRVMLETPEKVLTGAAIMGRILGVEQIYIGVEVNKPDAIEAMLARAEEYRIGIVGLKVQYPQGAEKQLIYAVTGRKVPAGGLPMDAGCVVQNVGTAAAVCDAVTQGWPLIERVTTITGTPVRTPGNWRLRLGTPILKAMEFAGGVTREPGKIILGGPMMGFAQKSLGVTVMKNTSGILLLAPEEVVQYDSTACIRCGQCLRACAMGISPGPLSTAIESEQFDLALQNHVMDCMECGSCAYVCPAHRPLVQHFRRAKAEIRNRMKKK encoded by the coding sequence ATGAGCGATAAGAAATACAAGGTTGTCACCTTCAAGGGCGGTGTGCATCCGGAGAATGACGGCAAAGCGCTGTCCGCCGATGCGGCGATCCGGACGGCGCCGCTGCTGGAGCGTTATGAAGTGATTGTGCCGCAGAATGTCGGCGCGCCGCCGAAAGTGATTGTCCAGAAAGGCGATACAGTTAAGAAAGGCCAGATGCTGGCCGAAGCGGCCGGTTTCGTTTCGGTGCCGCTGCATGCGCCGACCAGCGGGACGGTCGAGGGAATTGTCGAAATCGACGGTCCGATGGGATTGCCGGTGCCGGCGGTGGCAATTGTTGCCGACGGACAGGACGAGTGGGGCGAGCTGCCGGAGAAGCTTGACTGGCGGAATTGTGACGGAGCCTTATTGAAGGAACGCATCGCCGCGGCCGGGATTGTCGGCATGGGCGGCGCCGCGTTTCCGAGTCACGTCAAATTGTCGCCGCCGCCGGACAGGAAAATTGATTTTCTGGTGCTGAACGGAGCGGAGTGCGAACCGTATTTGACCGCCGATCACCGGGTGATGCTGGAGACGCCGGAGAAAGTATTGACCGGCGCGGCGATCATGGGGCGGATTCTGGGCGTTGAACAGATTTATATCGGCGTCGAAGTCAACAAGCCCGATGCCATTGAGGCGATGCTGGCCAGAGCCGAAGAATACCGCATCGGCATCGTCGGCTTGAAGGTGCAGTATCCGCAGGGAGCGGAAAAGCAATTGATTTATGCGGTGACCGGCCGTAAAGTACCGGCCGGCGGTTTGCCGATGGATGCCGGCTGCGTCGTGCAGAACGTCGGCACGGCGGCGGCGGTTTGCGACGCGGTGACGCAGGGCTGGCCGCTGATCGAGCGGGTGACGACAATCACCGGGACGCCGGTGCGGACGCCGGGCAATTGGCGGCTGCGGCTCGGCACGCCGATTTTGAAAGCGATGGAATTCGCCGGCGGGGTGACGCGGGAGCCCGGCAAGATCATTCTGGGCGGGCCGATGATGGGATTCGCACAGAAATCGCTCGGCGTGACGGTGATGAAAAATACTTCCGGCATTCTGTTGCTGGCGCCGGAGGAGGTGGTGCAATACGATTCCACCGCCTGCATTCGCTGCGGTCAATGTCTGCGGGCCTGCGCGATGGGGATTTCTCCGGGACCGTTGAGTACGGCGATCGAAAGCGAACAGTTCGATCTGGCATTGCAGAATCATGTGATGGACTGTATGGAGTGCGGCTCCTGTGCGTATGTTTGTCCGGCGCACCGGCCGTTGGTGCAGCATTTCCGCCGGGCCAAGGCGGAGATCCGGAACCGGATGAAAAAGAAATAA
- a CDS encoding RnfABCDGE type electron transport complex subunit D, with protein sequence MSEANCEKLLLPKGEELVLSSSPHIHAREDVRGIMLKVCVCLLPATVMGIYFFGWAALQVIVLTVLFSVGAEMLWCRLAGKPVLGTVKDCSAALTGLLLALNLSAGVPWWICLIGAFLAIWLGKQVFGGLGHNPFNPALVARVALLIALPAYMTLWIPARDMGPENAEYAQKFYTAGDWQALEQGTAGIDQLTCATPLGGITAPGANENAFADYIDGGSYWNYFIGNVGGCLGETSALALLIGGGALMLMRVIKWQIPVFYIATGAVVSGVVNACCPTATPPALFHLLTGGLMLGAFFMATDMVTSPITGWGCVIFGVGCGIITCVIRLWGSYPEGVSFSILLMNALVPLIDRCCQLRPFGYVRRKAAKKEVAA encoded by the coding sequence ATGAGCGAAGCGAATTGCGAAAAATTATTGTTGCCGAAAGGCGAGGAATTGGTGTTGAGTTCTTCGCCGCACATTCATGCCAGGGAAGATGTGCGCGGCATCATGTTGAAAGTATGCGTCTGCCTGTTGCCGGCGACGGTGATGGGAATTTATTTTTTCGGCTGGGCGGCATTGCAGGTGATCGTGCTGACCGTGCTGTTTTCGGTCGGTGCGGAAATGCTGTGGTGCCGGCTGGCCGGCAAACCGGTATTGGGAACGGTGAAGGATTGCAGCGCGGCGCTGACCGGCTTGCTGCTGGCGTTGAATTTGTCGGCCGGGGTGCCGTGGTGGATCTGTCTGATCGGCGCTTTTCTGGCGATCTGGCTGGGCAAACAGGTATTTGGCGGGCTCGGTCACAATCCGTTCAATCCGGCGCTGGTGGCGCGGGTGGCGCTGCTGATCGCGTTGCCGGCCTATATGACTTTGTGGATACCGGCCCGGGATATGGGGCCGGAGAATGCCGAATATGCCCAGAAATTTTATACGGCCGGCGACTGGCAGGCGTTGGAGCAGGGGACGGCCGGGATCGACCAGTTGACCTGTGCGACGCCGCTGGGCGGCATCACGGCGCCGGGCGCGAATGAGAACGCTTTTGCCGATTATATTGACGGCGGCAGTTACTGGAATTATTTCATCGGCAATGTCGGCGGCTGTCTCGGGGAAACATCGGCGCTGGCGCTGTTGATCGGCGGGGGGGCGCTGATGCTGATGCGGGTGATCAAGTGGCAGATTCCGGTTTTTTACATCGCCACGGGGGCGGTGGTCTCCGGCGTCGTCAACGCCTGCTGTCCGACGGCGACGCCGCCGGCTTTGTTCCATCTGTTGACCGGCGGCTTGATGCTGGGGGCTTTTTTCATGGCGACGGATATGGTCACTTCACCGATTACCGGCTGGGGCTGCGTCATCTTCGGCGTCGGCTGCGGCATCATCACCTGTGTGATCCGGTTGTGGGGCAGTTACCCGGAAGGAGTCAGTTTTTCGATTCTGCTGATGAATGCGCTGGTGCCGCTGATCGACCGGTGCTGCCAGTTGCGGCCGTTCGGCTATGTGCGGCGCAAAGCCGCGAAGAAAGAGGTGGCGGCATGA
- a CDS encoding FMN-binding protein, with protein sequence MKLKDSENYLVLGTFLALTGGIAALILAGFAQLTAKPIAEAKLRKVNQALQEVLPAFDNTPSENTVVKTSPNGWEVTFYGALQGGELVGVAATASSPDGYGGKLTSLLALDPDGTVRTIQTGDQQRSAVLITEQTETPGLGTNVCERKNVKTIFNLFEDKSNAGLPPNRVLDQFAGKTATAAAPWKVEKDGGEMIYITGATVTSRAVTELVYQIAVTYDRDRDAINAALQKGNRQ encoded by the coding sequence ATGAAGCTCAAGGACAGTGAAAATTATCTGGTGCTCGGAACCTTCCTGGCCCTGACCGGCGGGATTGCCGCTCTGATCTTGGCCGGCTTTGCGCAGTTGACGGCCAAGCCGATCGCCGAGGCGAAATTGCGCAAGGTCAATCAGGCGCTGCAGGAAGTGCTGCCGGCGTTCGACAATACGCCGTCGGAGAATACCGTAGTCAAAACTTCTCCGAACGGTTGGGAGGTGACGTTTTACGGGGCGTTGCAGGGGGGTGAACTGGTCGGGGTGGCGGCGACGGCTTCCAGTCCGGACGGTTACGGCGGCAAACTGACGTCGCTGTTGGCGCTGGACCCGGACGGAACGGTCCGGACGATTCAGACCGGCGACCAGCAGCGCTCTGCCGTGCTGATCACCGAACAGACCGAAACGCCCGGTTTGGGGACGAATGTTTGTGAGCGCAAAAATGTCAAGACGATTTTCAATTTATTTGAAGACAAATCGAATGCGGGGTTGCCGCCGAATCGGGTGCTGGATCAGTTTGCCGGTAAGACGGCGACCGCGGCGGCGCCGTGGAAAGTGGAAAAAGACGGCGGCGAAATGATTTATATCACCGGCGCGACCGTGACCAGCCGGGCGGTGACCGAACTGGTTTATCAGATTGCAGTGACTTACGACCG